The following are encoded in a window of Geobacter metallireducens GS-15 genomic DNA:
- a CDS encoding M16 family metallopeptidase codes for MVSKTILDNGVRVISEYMPHAHSVSIGIWVANGSRHERREHNGVAHFIEHLLFKGTVRRSALDIAREIDSVGGVLNAFTSREYVCYYAKVLDKNLPQAVDLLTDIFLNSTFDPEEIEKERKVVLQEISMLEDSPDDYVHDLFHRSFWRGHPLGMSILGSAESVSNLSRDAIVAHRDAMYRSEDIIVAVAGNVRHDELLKLISGSFDSVPEGTGRNCCHLPVYDQKLEIVEKDLEQLHICLGTKSLPHNHPRRFEAYLMNTILGGSMSSRLFQEIREHLGLAYTVYSYVVSHTDAGSLVVYAGTSPEKLSDVLEITCSELRRLKFEPVPATELEAAREQLKGNILLSLESSDNRMTKLAKNEIYFGRYLSLAELTGGFDSATADGIAELANDFFSGDYVTLALTGKISGQIPDLSHLVL; via the coding sequence ATGGTCAGTAAAACAATCCTCGATAATGGCGTGCGGGTCATATCCGAGTATATGCCCCACGCCCACTCGGTATCCATCGGGATATGGGTCGCCAATGGCTCCCGTCATGAACGGCGGGAGCACAATGGCGTCGCCCATTTCATCGAGCATCTCCTCTTCAAGGGGACTGTGCGCCGAAGTGCACTTGACATTGCCCGCGAGATTGATTCTGTAGGGGGAGTGCTCAACGCATTCACCAGCCGTGAGTACGTCTGCTACTACGCCAAGGTCCTCGATAAAAATCTTCCACAAGCCGTAGACCTCCTTACTGACATCTTCCTTAATTCGACTTTTGACCCGGAAGAGATTGAGAAGGAGCGGAAGGTGGTCCTCCAGGAAATCAGCATGCTGGAGGATTCTCCGGACGACTATGTTCACGACCTCTTTCATCGCAGTTTCTGGAGAGGGCACCCCCTCGGCATGTCGATCCTTGGAAGTGCTGAGAGCGTCAGTAATCTTTCCCGTGATGCTATCGTTGCACACCGGGATGCGATGTACCGTTCCGAGGACATCATTGTGGCGGTGGCGGGCAACGTGCGCCACGATGAGCTTCTGAAACTCATAAGCGGCTCTTTTGACAGTGTTCCAGAGGGGACCGGACGCAACTGCTGCCATCTGCCCGTTTATGACCAGAAGCTGGAGATAGTCGAGAAGGATCTGGAGCAACTTCATATCTGTCTTGGGACCAAGTCTCTGCCCCATAATCATCCCCGACGGTTTGAAGCATATCTCATGAACACCATTCTCGGTGGCAGCATGAGCTCACGCCTTTTTCAGGAGATTCGAGAGCATCTCGGCCTTGCTTACACGGTCTATTCCTATGTTGTTTCACACACCGATGCAGGGTCACTCGTGGTCTATGCCGGAACGAGCCCTGAAAAGCTCAGTGATGTTCTTGAGATAACCTGTTCCGAGCTAAGACGGCTGAAGTTTGAACCTGTTCCCGCCACTGAGCTTGAGGCGGCCCGGGAACAACTCAAGGGAAACATTCTTCTCTCGCTTGAGAGTTCAGACAACCGGATGACCAAGCTTGCAAAGAATGAAATATATTTTGGCCGTTACCTTTCCCTTGCCGAGCTGACTGGAGGCTTTGACAGCGCTACGGCAGACGGCATTGCTGAACTGGCCAACGATTTCTTCTCGGGCGATTATGTCACCCTTGCCCTTACGGGGAAGATATCAGGACAGATTCCGGACCTCTCGCATCTCGTACTATAG
- the dut gene encoding dUTP diphosphatase, whose amino-acid sequence MERCVVKVRRVRGGDQNLPCYMTVHAAGMDLCADLVDDLVLNPGERKLVPTGLAIALPDGFEAQIRPRSGLALKHGIALVNSPGTIDPDYRGEIGVILINHGSEPFVVRRGERIAQMVFAPFARAELVEVDELDETARGEGGFGHTGR is encoded by the coding sequence ATGGAACGCTGCGTAGTCAAGGTTCGACGGGTGCGTGGGGGGGACCAGAATCTCCCCTGCTACATGACAGTCCACGCAGCAGGCATGGATCTCTGTGCCGATCTCGTGGACGACCTTGTCCTGAATCCAGGTGAGCGAAAGTTGGTACCGACGGGACTTGCTATTGCTCTCCCCGACGGATTCGAGGCCCAGATAAGGCCCCGGAGTGGTCTCGCTCTCAAGCATGGCATCGCCCTTGTGAATTCGCCCGGCACCATTGATCCGGATTACCGTGGCGAAATAGGGGTGATCCTGATCAATCACGGCAGTGAACCGTTTGTTGTGAGGCGGGGAGAGCGTATTGCCCAGATGGTTTTTGCCCCCTTTGCCCGTGCTGAACTGGTTGAGGTGGATGAACTCGACGAGACAGCGCGGGGCGAGGGAGGATTTGGCCATACCGGCCGATGA
- a CDS encoding aminopeptidase: protein MFDPRVRQLAEVLVTYSTRVKKGDVVLINASGTDCLPLVKELYSLCLARGAKYVEYSFHIPEIDRHFYNTATKSQLSFFPQHKLDFMKQVNVFISISGSPNSMVMAQANQKNMIAWSKVTRPIVDWRVKNTRWVITRYPTHGAAQEAKMSLEEYEEYLFAACCIDWEAESRKQEKLKRLMDKADTVRIKASDTDLSFSIRGLDGIKCDGRFNIPDGEVFTAPVRDSVEGHITYNCPTIYQGKEFNGVRLEFAKGRIVKASAPGMDDELNRILDTDEGARFIGEFAIGVNPNIRVPMRNILFDEKIFGSIHFTPGQCYDECDNGNRSAVHWDMVKLLKGDGEIWFDNHLIQKDGLFVHKDLVSLNPARE from the coding sequence ATGTTCGATCCGCGCGTCCGTCAACTTGCCGAAGTGCTCGTTACTTACTCGACCCGGGTAAAAAAGGGGGACGTGGTCCTCATCAATGCCAGCGGCACCGATTGCCTTCCCCTGGTGAAGGAGCTTTATTCCCTCTGTCTGGCCCGGGGGGCAAAGTATGTTGAGTATTCTTTCCATATCCCCGAGATAGACCGCCATTTCTACAACACTGCCACTAAGTCGCAGCTCTCCTTCTTTCCCCAGCACAAGCTGGATTTCATGAAGCAGGTCAACGTCTTTATTTCCATCTCCGGCTCCCCTAATTCCATGGTTATGGCTCAGGCTAACCAGAAAAACATGATTGCCTGGTCGAAGGTGACCCGCCCCATCGTTGACTGGCGAGTCAAAAATACCCGCTGGGTAATTACCCGTTATCCTACGCATGGGGCTGCCCAGGAAGCGAAGATGAGTCTTGAAGAGTATGAAGAATATCTTTTCGCCGCCTGCTGCATCGATTGGGAGGCTGAATCGCGCAAACAGGAGAAGTTGAAGCGCCTCATGGACAAGGCCGACACGGTACGGATCAAAGCGTCTGACACGGATCTCTCGTTCAGCATCAGAGGGCTTGACGGCATAAAGTGTGACGGGCGTTTCAATATCCCTGACGGAGAAGTTTTTACCGCACCTGTCCGGGATTCTGTCGAAGGACACATCACATACAACTGCCCGACTATCTACCAAGGTAAGGAATTCAACGGCGTCCGTCTCGAATTTGCGAAGGGGCGGATTGTGAAGGCCTCGGCGCCCGGCATGGACGATGAGCTTAACCGTATCCTCGATACCGATGAGGGCGCACGCTTTATCGGAGAATTTGCCATTGGTGTCAATCCGAACATCCGCGTGCCAATGAGGAATATCCTCTTTGACGAGAAGATCTTCGGCTCCATACATTTTACTCCGGGGCAATGTTATGACGAGTGCGACAATGGCAACCGTTCGGCTGTCCACTGGGACATGGTGAAGCTCCTCAAGGGTGACGGGGAAATCTGGTTTGACAATCACCTTATCCAGAAGGATGGCCTCTTTGTGCACAAAGACCTCGTTTCCCTTAATCCGGCGCGAGAGTAG
- a CDS encoding L-threonylcarbamoyladenylate synthase — translation MLLDINPQNPQPRLVAQVVKILKDGGIIAYPTDTTYGIGCSIFSKKGIERIYLLKQREKKKPFSFICSDLSEVARYAKVSNYAYKMLKRHLPGPYTFVLDATSIVPDLLVTKQKTVGIRIPDNRICLSLVKELGHPIITTSANLSGEEPIGDPYLVDLNMGKQLDVVVDGGILSADVSSVVSLIGDYPQVLRQGVGDVSWCEG, via the coding sequence ATGCTCCTTGACATTAACCCCCAGAATCCTCAACCGAGACTCGTCGCACAGGTGGTCAAAATCCTCAAGGATGGCGGCATCATTGCCTATCCGACTGACACGACCTATGGTATCGGTTGCAGTATTTTCAGCAAGAAGGGGATCGAGCGGATCTACCTCCTTAAGCAGCGCGAGAAGAAGAAGCCATTCTCCTTCATCTGTTCCGACCTGTCCGAGGTGGCGCGCTACGCCAAGGTCAGCAATTATGCTTATAAGATGCTCAAGCGTCATCTTCCCGGTCCTTATACTTTTGTCCTTGATGCCACCAGCATTGTTCCTGATCTTCTTGTGACCAAACAGAAAACCGTTGGAATCAGGATTCCGGACAACCGGATCTGTCTTTCACTGGTAAAAGAACTCGGCCATCCGATTATCACTACAAGCGCCAACCTTTCCGGTGAAGAGCCCATCGGCGATCCTTACCTTGTCGATCTCAACATGGGCAAACAGCTTGATGTTGTCGTCGATGGAGGGATTCTGTCCGCCGACGTCAGCTCCGTGGTAAGCCTCATCGGTGACTATCCACAGGTGCTTCGTCAAGGTGTGGGCGATGTGAGTTGGTGTGAGGGATAA
- a CDS encoding YceD family protein, whose translation MKIRVDDITDQPKILSFQEPSEAFPSLAELQATGESEFLSPLMVELAVSKEYGHIRVKGSVAVKIRFVCSRCLVPFDADISSAFTMFYSEGSRIDSDEDEIELAEEDLVSVFYEGDEIDFAPEIAEQVIMELPLKPLCGEGCKGLCVTCGADLNEGECGCERTTFNVKFSALKNFKVEK comes from the coding sequence ATGAAAATCAGAGTAGATGACATAACTGATCAGCCAAAGATTCTCTCTTTTCAGGAGCCTAGCGAAGCATTTCCGTCACTGGCGGAACTTCAGGCAACGGGCGAGAGCGAATTCCTCTCTCCTCTCATGGTGGAGCTGGCGGTTTCAAAAGAATACGGGCACATTCGGGTCAAGGGGAGTGTAGCGGTTAAGATCCGTTTTGTCTGCTCCCGGTGTCTCGTGCCGTTTGATGCGGATATTTCTTCAGCTTTTACAATGTTTTACTCCGAAGGTAGTCGGATTGATTCTGACGAGGATGAAATAGAGCTCGCTGAAGAGGATCTCGTTTCGGTTTTTTATGAAGGCGACGAGATCGATTTCGCTCCGGAGATAGCTGAGCAGGTCATCATGGAGTTGCCGCTCAAGCCCCTCTGTGGCGAGGGGTGTAAGGGACTCTGCGTCACGTGTGGCGCTGACCTTAATGAAGGTGAGTGTGGTTGCGAGCGTACTACGTTCAATGTCAAGTTTAGTGCGCTCAAGAATTTTAAGGTAGAAAAGTAA
- the rpmF gene encoding 50S ribosomal protein L32 — MAVPKKKTSKSRKNMRRAHDFLTPPAASVCPQCKAPKLPHRACSSCGTYKGKEVIKSEEI; from the coding sequence ATGGCAGTACCTAAGAAGAAAACGTCGAAATCCCGCAAAAACATGAGAAGGGCACACGATTTCCTTACTCCGCCGGCCGCTTCGGTCTGCCCCCAGTGCAAAGCGCCGAAGCTCCCCCACCGCGCATGCTCCTCATGCGGTACCTACAAGGGCAAAGAAGTCATCAAGAGCGAAGAGATTTAA
- the plsX gene encoding phosphate acyltransferase PlsX, with protein MRVAVDAMGGDNAPSVEVEGAVVAAREFGIPITLVGDTERLRQELGKHNVQGLDILLHHASEVVGMHDAASDAVRRKKDSSVRVAFELLKTGAADAVVSAGNSGATMAAGMFVLKRLKGIDRPAIAQIFPTLRGKTLVLDVGGNVDCKPIHLVQFAIMGEVYARHVMGVEQPRVGLLSNGEEDSKGNELTRETNSILKNISFDYIGYVEGRDIFNGVVDVVVCDGFVGNVVLKLSEGLAEAVGKMLKDEIKQSFLSKLGYLFSRKAFSNFKKKVDYAEYGGAPLLGINGVAMICHGGSNVKAIKNAIVFANDYVRKGVNQRLAEKLETEFTMYMQQGNVRESVAG; from the coding sequence ATGAGAGTAGCGGTTGATGCAATGGGGGGCGACAACGCTCCTTCGGTTGAGGTTGAGGGGGCTGTTGTTGCCGCACGGGAATTTGGCATTCCCATCACCCTTGTCGGTGACACGGAGCGGTTACGTCAGGAATTGGGCAAGCACAACGTCCAGGGCCTAGATATACTACTTCACCATGCCAGCGAAGTGGTAGGTATGCACGATGCTGCCTCCGATGCCGTTCGCCGCAAGAAGGATTCGTCAGTCCGTGTTGCTTTTGAGCTTCTCAAGACCGGTGCTGCCGATGCTGTTGTGAGTGCCGGCAATTCCGGTGCTACAATGGCGGCCGGCATGTTTGTCCTTAAGCGGCTCAAGGGGATAGACCGGCCTGCAATAGCCCAAATATTTCCTACATTGCGTGGCAAGACCCTTGTTCTGGATGTCGGCGGTAATGTTGACTGCAAGCCGATACACCTTGTTCAGTTCGCCATAATGGGTGAAGTGTACGCTCGTCACGTCATGGGTGTTGAACAGCCCCGCGTCGGGCTCCTTTCTAATGGCGAAGAGGATAGCAAGGGGAATGAACTCACCCGCGAAACCAATTCCATCCTGAAAAACATTTCCTTCGATTACATTGGTTATGTGGAAGGCCGTGACATTTTTAATGGAGTTGTTGATGTGGTGGTTTGCGACGGATTTGTTGGCAACGTCGTCCTGAAGCTATCGGAAGGGCTTGCTGAAGCCGTGGGGAAGATGCTCAAAGACGAAATCAAGCAGAGTTTCCTTTCCAAGCTTGGCTATCTGTTTTCCCGCAAGGCATTTTCAAATTTCAAGAAAAAGGTAGATTACGCTGAATATGGTGGCGCACCTCTTCTGGGGATAAATGGGGTTGCCATGATTTGTCATGGTGGCTCAAACGTCAAGGCAATAAAAAACGCTATTGTGTTTGCCAATGACTATGTCAGAAAGGGAGTGAATCAGCGGCTCGCAGAGAAGTTGGAGACTGAGTTCACCATGTATATGCAGCAGGGCAACGTCCGGGAGTCGGTTGCCGGCTGA
- a CDS encoding beta-ketoacyl-ACP synthase III codes for MARARIIGTGSAVPEMIRTNFDLEKMVDTTDDWITTRTGIRERRIAAEGEYTSTFATRAAERALEMAGVTAEEIDLLIVATVTPDFPFPSTACIVQSNIGAKRAAAFDVSAACSGFLYGLSLADNAIRSGGASKALIIGAEVLSRVIDWTDRNTCLLFGDGSGAVVVEACESEQGVLSTHLHSDGSYWELLYQPGCGNRNPAVQKTLDERKNFLRMQGNEVFKLAVRAMEDAALQALEKNGLTPSDISIFIPHQANRRIIDAIGKRLGLSDDKVYVNLDRYGNTSSASIPLALDEANRGGRINEGDIVLFDAFGGGLTWASVLLRW; via the coding sequence ATGGCCAGAGCGAGAATTATCGGCACAGGTTCGGCCGTGCCTGAGATGATACGGACTAATTTCGACCTGGAAAAGATGGTCGACACCACCGACGACTGGATTACCACCAGGACTGGCATCAGGGAGCGGCGCATCGCTGCTGAAGGCGAATATACTTCAACTTTCGCAACCCGTGCGGCTGAGCGGGCTCTCGAGATGGCTGGTGTTACTGCTGAAGAAATTGATCTCCTCATTGTTGCGACCGTCACCCCAGATTTTCCCTTTCCATCTACCGCATGCATAGTTCAGAGCAATATCGGAGCGAAAAGGGCCGCTGCGTTTGATGTCTCCGCTGCCTGTTCGGGGTTTCTCTATGGACTCTCGTTGGCGGACAATGCCATTCGGTCTGGGGGGGCAAGTAAAGCTCTCATCATCGGCGCCGAGGTTCTGAGCCGAGTTATTGACTGGACCGACAGAAATACCTGCCTTCTTTTCGGTGACGGTTCCGGGGCCGTAGTGGTTGAAGCATGCGAAAGTGAACAGGGAGTTCTTTCAACGCACCTGCATAGCGACGGTTCCTATTGGGAACTCCTTTATCAGCCCGGTTGCGGCAATCGAAACCCCGCCGTTCAGAAGACCCTGGATGAGAGGAAGAACTTTCTCCGAATGCAGGGGAATGAGGTGTTCAAGCTTGCCGTGCGGGCTATGGAAGACGCTGCCCTTCAAGCACTGGAAAAGAATGGCCTCACTCCCTCGGATATCAGTATTTTTATACCCCACCAGGCTAATCGTAGAATCATCGATGCCATCGGCAAGCGTCTTGGTTTAAGCGATGACAAAGTCTACGTTAATCTTGATCGATATGGAAACACCTCTTCTGCTTCAATCCCGCTTGCGCTTGATGAAGCCAACCGTGGTGGGCGGATAAACGAGGGGGATATTGTCCTCTTTGATGCCTTCGGCGGTGGCCTCACGTGGGCCTCTGTTCTGCTGCGCTGGTAA
- the fabD gene encoding ACP S-malonyltransferase, with translation MSRRAFIFPGQGSQYPGMGKDLADNFALARKTFEEADDALGDNLSRLCFDGPEDQLKLTANTQPSILTVSVAALRVLQEETGLSAQYFAGHSLGEYSALVAAGVIQFADAVRTVRARGTFMQEAVPVGVGAMAAMLSIEPDVLAAICAEAAQGEEVSPANFNSPGQIVIAGHTGAVNRAIEIAKAKGFRKAMLLPVSAPFHSSLMVPAGERLAGVLAPITVGAFSAPVVTNVEAKPNDDKARVKELLVRQVSAPVLWDASVREMVALGVTEFVEVGPGKVLSGLVKRIDKGVSTKNVEDAAGIKAIGE, from the coding sequence ATGAGTAGACGAGCATTCATATTCCCCGGCCAGGGTTCGCAATATCCCGGCATGGGAAAGGATCTTGCGGATAACTTCGCACTAGCCCGGAAGACATTCGAGGAGGCTGATGACGCCCTTGGGGACAACTTGTCTCGCCTCTGTTTCGATGGTCCCGAAGACCAATTGAAGCTCACCGCCAACACGCAGCCCTCTATCCTCACCGTTAGTGTGGCTGCCCTGCGGGTCCTTCAAGAGGAGACCGGCTTGAGTGCACAGTATTTTGCCGGTCACTCTCTTGGAGAGTATTCCGCATTGGTGGCTGCCGGCGTCATTCAGTTCGCAGACGCGGTTAGAACGGTTCGTGCTCGCGGGACCTTTATGCAGGAGGCTGTGCCTGTCGGCGTTGGAGCCATGGCAGCCATGTTGAGTATCGAGCCCGACGTCCTTGCCGCTATCTGCGCTGAGGCTGCCCAAGGCGAAGAGGTCTCCCCTGCCAACTTCAATTCGCCTGGACAGATTGTCATTGCAGGCCACACGGGGGCCGTCAATCGGGCCATAGAGATTGCCAAAGCCAAGGGGTTCCGCAAAGCGATGCTCCTTCCTGTAAGTGCCCCCTTCCATTCGAGCCTCATGGTGCCTGCCGGTGAAAGGCTTGCCGGCGTCCTTGCCCCAATTACTGTTGGTGCATTCAGTGCGCCCGTGGTGACGAACGTGGAGGCTAAACCCAATGACGACAAAGCACGGGTGAAAGAGCTTCTTGTTCGTCAGGTGAGTGCTCCGGTTCTCTGGGATGCATCGGTACGCGAAATGGTGGCTCTTGGTGTTACGGAGTTCGTGGAGGTTGGCCCGGGCAAGGTTCTGTCGGGTCTGGTCAAGAGGATTGACAAAGGAGTGTCCACGAAGAATGTTGAAGACGCGGCAGGAATTAAGGCCATCGGGGAGTAG